AATTAATATCATCACTAAATAACTAATTTCTTCCAATTAACAAGATATCCATGAAACTTATATGCATTACCTTTCTCAAATAATAGAGGTCAAAATAAGACAAGTTAATTATATAGGGTTAAGAACAACCAACCAATCACATTTGATGAGTAAGTGTGCATTATATAGGTATCAAACGACCTCCCTCTTCATTTCTTGTGAAGAACCATGGATGACTCTTCAAGAAGTCACTAACAAGGTTCCTCATTTTCCATTATCACATAACTATAACTATACATTAACTATGAAATCATAAGCTTACAAATATCTAACTATCACACGTTTACCATATATGATCGTCAAGATGTTAATTAACTAGATTGATATTATGTActttacaaaaaaaataacaaataatttaAATGTATTGAACACTTGTTCCTAGTGTCCGTATATCAAAAGAGAGGATCAAATTCATTCTAGTTATTCTTTTGAATTTTTACTCTGACAAGTAgtgaagcacctctttggcaATCACTGCTCTGGTTTTTGGATTCCTCCAAattaaacaaataaaatcaacCAAAGTATAAACTAAGGGCTAAAATTCGTGCTCATGAACACAAAATTCGATGATCATTATCCTGATACGTACTCCCACCATTTGTAAATTGCATATCCGTAAACCCCGATATAACCAATCACTCTCAAAGGAGAATTTGCAAATCTGCATCAGAAATGAAAACTCtaataagaaaataacattAGTCCAAACACACATACACCAGCTCATACATATTCCTAATAAGATTAAGAGCACAAAGGTCAGGTCTTAGAGATGTCTTTGATCATCCACTAGAGACCGAAATCCTCAGTCCCAATTAGGTGTAATCATCCTGTTCCACCAATCAAAAATCGTGCCATGTAACTTAAAAATCATCAATTTAAGGTTATAAATACAATTTGATCGGTAGAACAAATTGTCACAGTCATACAGGCATACCTACGTTAAAAATCATCAATTTAAGATTATAAATACAATTTGATCGGTAGAGAAAATTGTCATACTCGTATAGGCATACCTACGTTAAAAGTCATCAATGTAAACTTATAATTGTCATACTCATACCTACATTACACAATTTGATCGGTAAAGCAAGAGATGAGACATCTAACACCCAATGAGAATTGAGGAGAAAAACTAATTTTATGACCATAACAATACAAACTGTAATCGTAGAACTAATTTCAACAACATTACTTTCCTCAAAGTAGATCATGGTTTTAAATTTAAGCCCGCTGCGGCAATTGCAATGGTAACAAAAGATTTAAGGGTTTCTACAACTGCATCGTGATTCACAACACGTGTATCAATCGCATTTAACTTTAATCTTTTTAAATATTAACGATAGCGATGTGAATTACGACCTCGAATTAAAACATTAAATAGATCTTCTCAAAAGTGACCCTACTAAAGAAACTGAATTCACTAACTAAAGAGATCATATGAACACAAGCAAATAAATCATGTGAAAGATCGAAAGGGGAGGGGGGGCACCTTAGAAATCCAGATCCTTGATGAAGAGAGGCTTCCCTTTCCTCAGAAGTAACAGGGTAAGGCCAACGGGAGAAATCACGGTTGAAGTAATCCCAATCAGGTAGAAGCACACCACCAATCCCAGCTACACCCAAAACGTAAGTAACCATCATCTTCTTGAACGAGTTAGTGCATATGCCAACCACCAATATAAGTGCTGCAAGCCAAAGCAGAGAGGTTCTGAGGGCAGCGTCGTTCGCCATCGGAGAGAGTCCAGATTAGATTAGATTGAAGAGGAtgatatatgatgatgatggtggtggtagtaaaTGGGTACTAAAATGAAGGAGGAGTTAGCTAGAGTGCACAATTACAGGGTGAGGCCATGAGCGGAAGGTGTATAGTTAGGTGTTATCAGCTTTAAATGTCCTTGTCAACCCAACGCTCCCTCTTGCACTCTAAATGTTGCATTTAATGTTGCGACTTTGGTGTTGGCGGGTGCTATTGCTATTTTTTCTTGCTCGAAATTTTGTACACACTGCTAATGCCTCAAAAAACTTAATTGGTTTTCTTTGAACTGCGTTtgattttactttattttcttttgaaaaaagtCATTttggtaaaatattttttttaaaattttatcttCAGAAAATAGAAAGCATAGCACTCGTTCAATGCTCtgaaaaattatgtttttaacatttaaaattgTAATATAAATTTTGGAGTTCAATTGATATTAATGTGTATAGAATTTTTACGACATTCAATCACTATGTCACGTAAGACAAACAGTTACAATccttatttattaaattaaattaaaattatatttggtttaattgcacttttggtcccccaactattgccttcttgcgaaaatcgtcctcaaacttcaaaattagcaaaaaacgtcctccaactatacacgtcgttgcacttttggtctgccgtTACAGTTCTGTCtgaaaactaacgttttttgggtaaaaaataaaataataacaataataaacatatgaacttcatcatcttcatctactTCTGCAAACAGTCTTCActatcttcttcaatcttcatgaTGAAGTTCATCTTCATATACCCAAGAACCCACcaaaaatcccaaaaaccaacccCCAACCCCACCCCCAACCCCCAAAACCCATAAACCCACCCCCACAATAAcccagagaagaagaagaagaaacgatCAAAAACATCAACTCTTATCTTCAGCTCCTGCGCATCAAAAACATGGTCAGATCCAACTTCTAGGTATCTCTTCCGGCTTCAAATTCAACAAGAAACATTGTTTTTCTATTGATCAAGCTAATCTAAAGGGAAGATGATGAAGCTAATCTGAATTTCGTATTGGATTGGTTACATTTGTCATTTACAAAGCTAATCCCAAACCCATTTTCACCATCATCAACGCCTCCCTTGTTAGATCGGGTTCAGCGAGAGAGGAAAACGGGAACGAAGAGCACACCGCCACTACCCCACCACCGTACCACCACCAATCCCAATTTCTCCCAGCAATCAGACCATAAGTGAATCAAACCCGTGAAGGAGAACATGGGTTTGGTGCCGATCTGAACTTGGCAAACCACTAAATTTTCCAGCTTCCATCAATTTTCCCTCGAGAGGTAGAGATGGCCGCTAAAATTAGGAAAGTCGGATCTGTAGGTTTAGAGGTTGATGCCTGCATGGTTTCGGGGTTCACTTTAGAGGTCACCAGCGGTACCTTACCGCCATTCCTTAGTCCACATCGTTGGGATCGAACTTGCTGACGGAGCCTCTGTTCATACCCATTTCTGATTGTAGGTAAAGTTTTCACCTTTGAGGGTGATGTTCACTGGTGTGACCGGGTGCGCAAAACAATTTATTGAACTTCAATTCAATTCAGTTTGCATCTTGGGGGAGTTGTTCCTGGGTTACGTTTTTGGTTTGTGAAGCAGCTGCGTGTTTTATTCTGTTTGCATCTTGAGCAGGTGTGGTGGATTTTCTCAAAGTTTTCACCTTTTGGTTGAATTATTTGACTATAGGGATTTAAATTTTTCACCTGGGTTGGAACTTGGAAtgatgaatgaagaagatgaatattcATCATATTTCTGGGTTTTTACCTACAAAACGTTAGTTTTCAGACGGAACTGTAacggcagaccaaaagtgcaacgacgtgtatagttggaggactttttttgctaattttgaagtttggggatgATTTTCGCTGGAAGACAATAATTgggagaccaaaagtgcaattaagtcatTATATTTTCTAATGTACGTAGCGGAAAACAGTTGgcgtttatataaaaaaatgtttgcaCGAATGGTGcatctaaataaataaataagtatatttaaaatataatttatatgtaGATTTAAAATACAAACATGGAAGTATATCTttagataaataaaaaataaaatttacgaCGTCTTCGAAAAAATGATCAAAGAATATATGTGGTCATAGTATGGTAGTTTAAGGCTGAGTGCACGTTGGTGAGTTGAATGTCCCTGATGGAGCGCGACAGAGAAGGTACTTAGAAAAGTCACTCCGACACTCAAGTGAGCTTAAGTGACAAAAACTCAATGTCTAAGATGAGCAATAACTCAAAAGTCAACTTATGGAATGATCAAACTCGTATTTACAGAATTTGGTATGAACAGTAACGCAAACACTTAACCTTAGTTTTGTTATAGGGAATAACTTTCGAGTAGCTAGATGAATATGCTTGAGTGGTCTTTAGATTATCACTCATGTCAGTCTTGCCTTTGCATGGTTCACTATTAGACGAGTTAAAGCTTCACTTTGGTTGGTCGACGAACACGATCTCGGTTGTGAATCCTTTAGGCAGAGTAGGATGATATTGGGCCTTATGGTTATTTTAGCTGACTAAAACAAGAGCCCCTAACTTGACATGTAATATAATGAAATTTTAAGGTTGACAAGTCTCTGCCAAATGTTATGAAACATTTAATGATAAAATAGTCAAATATGAGATGCAATGCAAGAAACCTGAGATAAGCAATTATACTTTTCCTTCAAATCTTCTCCTAGAATCCTTAAAAACTGGTTCTCGAGACTAAGAATGTTAGTGTTCGAGTTGATCATCCAACTTCTTTGCATTCCTACGAATTTTCTCTCCTCGGGTACACTCTTCCTATTTTCTCCCCTTTCAACTTTTCAGTATCAATGGTTGAAATTCATCTATTGGGGGACAAAAAGAATAAATGTAGTTGTTATAGTATCCTAATTCAAACAACTCAATGAAAAGTCAATAGATATTATTAAAGATCTTGAAAGAGATTGTAGTGATTCCTTATATAACGAGGATTCTATTGATTCATTTTTCCTCGAATCTTATAGATTCTTGAGTTGTTGGTTGCCCTAAAGGTGTTCAACTTGAAATCCCATCTCTTTTGAAGGAAATAGATTGGATAGATAGGGAAGTCCTAGGGAGTAGATGCGCATTCCAAACAGAGTCAGAGGAGGAAGTGAAGAAACAAGTAGAGATAGTGTCGGTCAGTGACTTGCGTGAGAAGTAATCTGTTATCGTCCCTAAGACTAACGCTCGGATTTCCTCTGAGTAAACAATTGGTTTCTACATGTACACTTACCCTTTTATCGAGATGAAACTAATGGTTCCTTTCAACCACTTTGAATCTTTTGTCCTTGAATATCTAAAACGAATTTTATCCAAACGGATGAGGACTTGTTAGGCCTTTTCTAGTTTTGTTTAATAACTTTACTGTACCATCCCCtaaattactttttttctttatttttaaagtCGTTCAACTCAATGGCGGTTTCAATACTTTTTGAATCCTACATATAGTCTTGAAAGAAATGGTTCAAGAAAAGTTTGTTTTATCAAAACTTCCCTATACGTAACCCTTCTTAAAAAAGGAGATAGTACCAATAAGTTCATCTAAGCTGGGTAGATGGGAACTCTCAATGTGAAGTCGAGGAGTAtgtcatttgttgggattctcTTCCATTTGATGAGTAAGTGTGCATCCTAGCTTTAATAAACTTGGTTAacgaataaaaaaaattccttacAAAAGAATTAATTTGTCGAACTTACCatgaaatttttaaatatttttgtaattattttAACTTTATATTTCTGAAAAACTTTTTTCTTACTTCATGTAAcacttttgattttgttttccaGAAAAGAACGACATGGTCAATGCTGACTTCATGACCTAGATATTTGCCATAAAAAATGAACTAAAGAAGTTGATggatgaagatgagaagaagagaaagaccATCGTGACCAAAAACGCTGATCCATCTTAAATCAACGATCAAGTTCAGGGTGAAAATCCTGAAAGAGGTCcctaagaacaatgaagaagaagatgggctGCATGTGGTATCCAACACAAGCAAGGGTTTGCTGAAGGTATGCAAAACactagaggggggggggggggttgaatagggttttgaagttttaaagctttccctctaagattttggtaaatcttttcggtataaagaacacaaggtgcaagagataaaggatagagaaaagcacacaagtattttgtcttggttcacttgataaatcactcaagctaatccagtccacccgttaaggtgatttcttccttcttagaatgaaggcaatccactattcaaagattgttacaactgcactagcacaccttgttCAGTGACTAACAACCTATGAACTCGCAACACTAAGGCTCActtgtcttagtcttctcaagaatcctgacctcactggtctcttaaggaaaatacaaacaaagtttgtagaaggtttggtttacaaagagatgcttctcaacaagcaaaggtaaacacaataagaacaatgaagaaatattgataAAGTATTCACTTGtattgcacaatagtttcttagccaatttcttctatcttcagcctttaaatactccaaggtttagggtttatatccgttgaaagaatcaatccgttggagggcaattctggaatttccagataCTGCTGTGGCTGATCATCGTAGGTAAGacggtcagaatagtacacttgcttttgtactattgacaatgacattgccttagcctagttgactcctgatctttggcgacgcttcgtgttggaacttgtgaagcaatgAGATCAGAGttagaaggaagcttggatcctctgaccttcagaacttctccttctggaccgttcactctgAACTTCTGGTCGTCAGAATTTGAAGTACTTTGGTCTTGGAAGCCAGCTTACACTTGGACTttagaatcttcaagtcttcagcttctggaccatTCACTCAGAACTTCAGCACTTGAACTTAacagagtccacatcagagctttaatcttcagaacatctgaagcacttactaccgttcagaagaacaTAATGATTGTAGAAACGTTTCATTAGTTATTCTTGggtcttcaacttctgataTAAATGTATTTgagtcagaatcagaacctgtttgtcacacacttaaaggacaaacgttagagtaccctaattgttcatacataaataataaacttgttatcatcaaaacatagagttgtaccacctgaccaaatcttggtcttacatttGCTCCTTCTCCCAATCCGAGCAGAAAAAGGACAATTCTGGCATCAAATCCACTGATCACAAAGAAAACTAGGGCTAGCAAAAAGAAATAGCATAAGGAAAAGAAGTGAGAGAAGAAAGAGCCCGATGAGGATTTTTGAATCCGAGATCCTTAATTTATCAAGGAGCCCATTGATTTTCAAGTTGTGGACGAGTGAATTAATAGTGAGTTCTCTCGTATCCATCTTCAGAGTTTGGATGCTCAAGAAGTTCTAGACCCACTACAGGAAAACATGTTTTAGAGTAAAAAGTTAGCATTTTCCCTGACACCAacgctaattttttttatcttttgtgcGGCTAAACTGATGTAATTCTGACACACAACGTTAAAAATAAGGATCACATTACATCAAGAGTAGTGTAGGCCTGTCGAAGGTACATAGCCGCAAACTCTAAATCTCCTAGAGGTTAAAGCTATGTCAAATGCAACGTTAATTACGAGACATAACTCCAATAGTATAGGGGTTAGTGTCGAATTGGAAAATGCTACTACCAAATAAAATATTAGTGTATGTAGAACCTGGACTATATTTTAATGAACATGGGAAGCCATTCTTGCGGCTTCAGCAACAGTAAACTAGGGTCAAATCAACAACACTAAGAACACTAAAAGCAAAGGTGAGCTTTTGTACAACCcaacaaacaacaaaagaaagatGAGGAGGGGAATGAATGTGGTAGTGGCAAAGGTAGAACCGGCGGAGGCAACGTGAATTGACGTCGGCATTGGAGGTAGTGGAGGTGACAGGGGCGGTAGCAGTGGTGGAGGTCGTGGTTGGTGAGGAAGAAGCGGCAACAACAAGGTGCAATGATTGGAGATGACTGAACACCGCGACGAAGAGAACCAATGAGGATGTAAGGACGGCGAGGTGGAGGAAAACTGCGGTGGCCAAAGAAATAGGGAAGAAAGCTAGACTAAAATGGTGAAAAAAACTCACTTATTTGAGTAGCTAAACCACCTAATGTGGAAGAAAATCCACTTATTATGAGAAAAAATCTACAAGCATATGTGAAAACGAGACCACGAAGATGGGTGGGTGGCGCCCGCGTTGCCTGTGTTTCCTCTTTCTATTTGAATAGCTCTTCTTACGGGCTTTCATTGTATAAGCTAGTCGAGTCTGGCCCAACTCCTAAGTTCTTTCACCTATTAAGAGAATTAGGGTAAGATGTTAACTTATCATGCTCTTGTTTTGGGCcgagcttttttttttggtcgaggGCCGAGCTAGTTGGCAGGCTCAACTTGGTTTGTATCATTTTTTCAGGGCTCAGCCCATTAATGAAAGTTCtaccattgaccaaaaaaaaatcaaattttcttttGCATGGTTTCCTACAATACCCTCGACACTATTTGTTTCCATGTTAGAGAAAACAGGTTGCTGGCTTCGTACCATGGTTATTAAAGTTGCCTCAGCCCAACTTCACTCACATGgttcaaacaaaaaaatattacttgGGCCCTTCGTTACTGAAGTATACATCCACTGACCCAACATTTACTCCCATTTTTTCCGGTCTCAAATTGTGAAGACTGccattaataataattttgcaTCCACCATGATCTAGCAAAtttaattgaccaaaaaaaatatctagCAAATTTATTCATACTCCCTGGTTGATCAATTGCCAATCTTACCGATTAAAAACAGCTATAAAATTCACGTTAAAAAAAATAGCTATAAAATTCATGGGAAATtaaatatatagtttttttcTGGAATTATAGATAAAGATTAACTAAATTTGTACGtttgtaaataaaaataaatttagaaaCGAAAATAGAATTCTTTACACATCTATTACTATGGGTTTTTTAAATCATCGATTAATATGATTTGTTTCAATCACAATAGACCAATATATTTAtggaaaataaagaaattatgaAATTCTTTATTCAGTATTAaaatttgagtttaattttgatgcaccgacggtgtaaagtttttttacaccgtcaaccaatcagatttcaaggatgtgacatgtcaattaaagaaattaaatgaaaagagagattttctcacatccttgaaatctgattggttgacggtgtaagaaaactttacaccgtcggtgcatcaaactttttctcttaaaaTTTACTTTCAACTTGGATGAGAATAAAATATCCTCATGGCGACTTACTCAACTCCTTATGTAATACTCTCTCCATTCCTATTTATCTATTCAGGAAGAGaaggttcacacaaattaaggaaatcaattaattgtgttgattttcataaaaatattatttgtttttctatatcaccctttagaatgtattttatctttcttcatttattgtttatgtaaggacattttttggaaaaacatcaattaatgctctcttgaaactttaagtggacagttatataggaacaaaaaaaaattctttaaagtggacagttaataaggaacggaagGAGTAGTAATAAAAAATGCTAGCAGCACATTCTCTTATTAATTGATTAAAAATCAGGTGATGTCCACTAAAAATATGAGCTTCACTTCCAATTTAGTTAGATCCATTtgaattttaataaattaatgtGTTAAAGTGAGTGTCGCTAACACTTCTAATAGTAATACAACAATATTCTCATTGTCCCAATTTATAAGTAAATTTTACCTAATTATCTAGGATTGAGAAAAGTACTATTAGGAATAAATTTGTTAATAGTTTTatcactttcctagattaccaatttttttttggtacatcggaaagaaaAATTACACCCACCAGGAATtgaccctggaccttcccctacccaactcatatgtccccagctcctaccacttgagctatcatatgAGGACCTAGATTACCAATTAATTTCTCTctaaaaatgtttttaaaatcacttatctCTTTTATATTGAATATGATGGTAAGTTTGAAAAAATATGTTAaagattttataaatattataaagtGCGATATATTTTAGGATAAAAAAATAATCTCAAAAATTGTAGAGAGTAGTAAAgttgaaaatgatgatgattgaTAAAATTTGTGTAGGATTACTGAATTATATGGGTTCCACTTCGGTGGAACTACATTATAAAATTTAAGGAATCAAAGAGAAAATGTTAAAAAGAAGGTCGTACTCGCTAGCACTCCTATAGTAAATTTTGAATAGCATCCTTCCAACCCAAGGTCCTTGCATAGTATAATACGACGACTTTCTTGAAAGAAGAGTTAGCTTAATCAAATTTGGTAAGACCCGGGGTGGAGTAAGATGAGTTCCTCTTTGGGGAAAGAGTGGTCGGATAAGTTTTCTCTTGGTGATCAGTAGGTGATCAAGAAGCATCACACAAGTTATTAATAGATCCTAATTTGTCAAGGTTCACTTGCTTTTCTTCACTTGCCCATATGTACATGCACACACAAAAgaactttttaaaataattacctTTGTGTAGATTGTTCTGAATTTAGTGGAGCATATTATCTATTTTCGAAAATGCATGATTATGGGAACTCAGAATAGTGTTAACATTCTCTCAACGACCACAGAGTTTGCGATTATTTTCAACCATCACAAGTAATAGTTATAAAAAAGAGGGATAATTAAACACATTTTAGGCGGTGCGATCGGCCCATGTTAATCTCACTAAAGTCTGAATCGCAGGAGCTAGCCAATTATTTTTCATGACACCGAGTGTTTTTATTAGCTAAATCTTGTTAAAAACCAACATTTTGTAGCTTGTAAGTTGTACCTAAACGTGAGTTTTTACATATAATTATACGAAACAGGATTGGCggaaatattatttatatatggCGAAAAATGTTTTGGAGGTTAAAAGCCATTATAAAAATGTATATCCGAAAAGTGTCGTCGGAAATATCAATGTTTATATGTATAATCACTCTTCTATATAATATTTGACAGATTATTCGTACATATATATGTGATGTACATACTTTTGTGAGAATGGTGGGTTTTTTTGAGGCATAAGAAGGAGAGAGATAGGGATCCATTGAGTTGGAAGAGTGTCCTTCAAGACAGGGGATAATACCCTTTACAGGGGACCAAGACATGTATGTTTCCTGGAAGCTGTGGTAGTAAAATCTAAGTGGGTGACCTCGAAGTccgtttttaaatttatatggaTGTATTGGTTAGAAACCCATTCCAGCAAGCAAATCAGTTGTTTAGCTGACACTGAAATCAAAAACATCACATTATAATATTGAAACTATATATAAATTAAGTTGATATCTTACGTCAATGGTCCCTTCAATTCCCATGGAAAACACACTTAATTGGTCCCCGACAGGATCTTtggatgaaaaagaaaaaaagcctTTGTTGTGTGTATGAACCGTTTACTAACAAATGCAATTAAAAGGGTAAAGACAATGAGATTAACGCCACATGAACAAGAAAGTAGAAAGGAAAGTAAATACGTGTTatggaagaaaataaattaaacggTTTCTCTGATTAACTCATGTCAGCTCCTTTGCTTTTCAACATAGATGTCCACGCTTGATGATTAAATTGTGTAAATCTTAGGTTTGACAATGTATGGCTTATGTATGAAGCAATATTATCTAGGAACCAAGGTCTGGTCGTGATATCAAAATAATAGACACGCTTATGCatgtatttaaatttaaaggttttcgaaatacttgtttttttttaatcaaggtTTTCGAAATACTTGTTGGTCTATTGACAATGTTTTTTATAATAATGTTTGGTGTATAGATGTAGAGTTAGATAGGAAGTGTGGAGATAAGTGATAccgatatatgatatatgatgtaATTAATCTAGCTCGATATGTAGGTTTGATAATGATTCTTGTCTAGCATGACATGTTTTTTTAATCCATTAATTAGTTACAATAATAATTGTTGAACTTGAGCAAATATGAGAATATAATCAACATATTCATTTAGCAGTCATTTGACGTTACTAAATGTAAAGTGTAAGAAAAACATAAAGTATGTTCCTAGCAATGTCAAATCTCCACAGAATTTGTGGTTGAAAACAAATATGCAAATTTCGTAACTGTTTGGCACTGCCAGAAACATGTTTTATGTTTTCTAACACTTCGCATTTAGTAGCAAAAAATCTCCCTGAACACGTATGCTGATTGATGTCGCTAATTGTTGGAGTCTACATCTAAGCCTCCCCATTAGTAAACTACAACATTGATGCTTATCAATCTAAAATTTTCCTATTATAATAAATTCAAATGAATCATCTTATCTGGAAACGAATAAAGAACATATTCCAGAACTATTGCTCAAGATAGAACCACACTATTGCTCTAGATAAAACCCAAGCTAAATGCGTGTCATTAATATCAGAAACAGGGTGAATACAATTACGATAGAATGCACATTTTGACCAACTTCTATTTAAAACACTTGGTTTGTACTAAGCGATAACCTTTTACTTTGTACTGAGTTAAAAATGCAGGAAGATACCAAGACAAAGAAAATCCGCAAGAGAACAAGGAGCTTGAGGACA
This is a stretch of genomic DNA from Lotus japonicus ecotype B-129 chromosome 1, LjGifu_v1.2. It encodes these proteins:
- the LOC130731936 gene encoding signal peptidase complex-like protein DTM1, with the translated sequence MANDAALRTSLLWLAALILVVGICTNSFKKMMVTYVLGVAGIGGVLLPDWDYFNRDFSRWPYPVTSEEREASLHQGSGFLRFANSPLRVIGYIGVYGYAIYKWWEYVSG